One Microcebus murinus isolate Inina chromosome 22, M.murinus_Inina_mat1.0, whole genome shotgun sequence DNA segment encodes these proteins:
- the SELPLG gene encoding P-selectin glycoprotein ligand 1 has product MPPQLLLLLTLLGPGSSFPPGDSWADGDRKAPGPLLARGRRHVPGEDMEDYDYIGEGTDPPETLESITSVVTQNVMLLTVTGTSEQRGSAEPGSPEPATVEAATKDTAGLDTGGKATGNLSTELATRQIPVTLDPLVTELTTMNISIMGAPSNKGALSMGPATMEVQTTQPAATEALTTGPPATEALTTGPPATEALTMGPPATEALTMGPPATEALTMGPPATEALTTGPPATEALTTGPPTTEALTTGPPATEALTTGPPATEALTMGPPATEALTMGPPATEALTMGPPATEALTMGPPATEALTMGPPTTEALTTGPPATEALTTGPPATEALTTGPPATEALTTGPPATEALTMGPPATEALTMGLTAMEALSTETPPSVALSMELATVKDIPGAASNLSAITNMKTGQTSPPGIFVAPTSTGPPDHIPVKQCLLAILILALVATVFLVCTVVLAVRLSRKNHTYPVRNYSPTEMVCISSLLPDGAEGPPATANGGLPKARSQGLTPEPGEDHEGDDLTLHSFLP; this is encoded by the coding sequence ATGCCTCCGCAACTCCTCCTGCTGCTGACTCTCCTGGGCCCTGGCAGCAGCTTCCCGCCGGGGGACAGCTGGGCAGATGGAGACAGGAAAGCCCCAGGCCCCCTGCTTGCCCGGGGGCGGAGACATGTGCCTGGGGAGGACATGGAGGATTACGACTATATCGGGGAAGGCACAGACCCTCCAGAAACGCTTGAAAGTATCACCAGTGTTGTGACCCAGAATGTCATGCTTCTGACTGTGACCGGAACGTCGGAGCAGAGAGGTTCTGCAGAGCCCGGAAGCCCTGAGCCTGCCACGGTGGAGGCTGCTACAAAGGACACTGCTGGCCTGGACACAGGAGGGAAAGCCACGGGGAATCTGAGCACGGAATTGGCCACTCGGCAGATTCCAGTCACACTGGACCCTCTGGTCACAGAACTGACCACTATGAACATTTCCATCATGGGTGCGCCATCCAACAAGGGGGCTCTGTCCATGGGGCCAGCTACCATGGAGGTACAGACCACTCAACCAGCAGCCACGGAGGCCCTGACCACGGGACCCCCTGCCACGGAGGCCCTGACCACGGGACCCCCTGCCACTGAGGCCCTGACCATGGGACCCCCTGCCACGGAGGCCCTGACCATGGGACCCCCTGCCACGGAGGCCCTGACCATGGGACCCCCTGCCACAGAGGCCCTGACCACGGGACCCCCTGCCACTGAGGCCCTGACCACGGGACCCCCTACCACGGAGGCCCTGACCACGGGACCCCCTGCCACGGAGGCCCTGACCACGGGACCCCCTGCCACTGAGGCCCTGACCATGGGACCCCCTGCCACAGAGGCCCTGACCATGGGACCCCCTGCCACGGAGGCCCTGACCATGGGACCCCCTGCCACGGAGGCCCTGACCATGGGACCCCCTGCCACTGAGGCCCTGACCATGGGACCCCCTACCACGGAGGCCCTGACCACGGGACCCCCTGCCACGGAGGCCCTGACCACGGGACCTCCTGCCACGGAGGCCCTGACCACGGGACCCCCTGCCACGGAGGCCCTGACCACGGGACCCCCTGCCACGGAGGCCCTGACCATGGGACCCCCTGCCACGGAGGCCCTGACCATGGGACTCACTGCCATGGAGGCCTTGTCCACAGAAACCCCTCCTTCAGTGGCCCTGTCCATGGAGCTAGCCACCGTGAAGGACATCCCTGGGGCAGCTAGCAATCTGTCTGCCATCACCAACATGAAAACTGGGCAGACATCCCCCCCTGGGATCTTCGTGGCCCCCACCTCCACAGGGCCCCCCGACCACATCCCCGTGAAGCAGTGCCTGCTCGCCATCCTCATCCTGGCCCTGGTGGCCACCGTCTTCCTCGTGTGCACCGTGGTGCTGGCCGTCCGCCTCTCCCGCAAGAACCACACGTACCCTGTGCGGAATTACTCTCCCACCGAGATGGTCTGCATCTCGTCCCTGCTGCCCGACGGGGCCGAGGGGCCCCCCGCCACAGCCAACGGGGGCCTGCCCAAGGCCAGGAGCCAGGGCCTGACGCCGGAGCCCGGGGAGGACCACGAGGGCGACGACCTCACCCTGCACAGCTTCCTCCCTTAG